A stretch of DNA from Synechococcus sp. JA-3-3Ab:
GAATCGCGTCAACCCTCTCATGTTGGCTGAGCTGGAGAGGGTAAATCAAAACGAGGTTCCCTTTCGAGAAGATATTCTACCCTCTCTGTCTACTCTTACGCGAGGTTAAATGAACTACCACTGGATAAGCTTTTTCTGAACGGCTGCCATACACATGGCAACGCGAGCGTTGATCTCATCTTCAGAGCCAAAGATATCCAGTTTCTCTTTGAGCCTTTGAATACAGTTTTGTACGGTTTTTTTGCTCGTGTGAATGCGGTCGGCGATGGCCTGGTCGGTGAGGGCCTCTTTGCAGAGCAGGTTCAAGACCTCGATTTCCCGCTCCGTCAGCTTTGTTAAGCCGCGCAACTCTCGCGGCATGCGCAATTCCCCATTGAGGGCACTTTTGGCTCCTTCCAAGAAGACACTGCGCCGCTCCATTTTGTTGACGGCGGCAAATCCGCCCTGGTGCTTGCTGATTAGGCCCACCAGGGGAGTTAGCAGCAGCGGCTCGCTGGAATAAACCATCACGTTCAGGGTGGGGTAGTTCTCGAAAATATGGCGCAAGAACTCTAGGCCCGGCTCGGCAGACTGTTCGCCGCTGGTTTGGCCGTAGAGCAAGTCGGCTACTACCAAGTCCGGCTGTTCCCGCTGCAGGCGCAGGATGGCGTCCATCGGGTTGGAGACTGTGATGCACTGAGCATCGGCTGCAAGCCGTTGCAGCCATTCGCAATTGTTTTGGGCAACCTCGGGATGATCCTCGACAATCAAGAACTTGAGCGGGGCAGTTCGGCTCTCGACCTCAAACATCGATCCACTCCTCCAAATCCAGCGTCGGCTGCGGGGGGACGGCCAAAACCCCTTTGCAGTTTAGGGATCCCACCGACAAACTACCCTAGTGTAGCCCCAAGTTGGGCCTGAGAAGGCGCAGCAGGGTAGGCTAGAGGGTGATGTTAACCGGATCCCGACTGTGGTACCCCTGCAAGATCGCAACCCAACCACCCGCACTGCCTACGTTACCTATGCTTTGGTGCTTATCAACATCCTGGTTTTTGTGTATGAGCTTACCCTATCACCGCAAGAGCTGGCGGCTTTCTTCCGAGAGTGGGCAGTGGTGCCAGCGGAACTGACCGCCAGCTTTCGGGGGGAGGCCACCTCTTCGCTGCGCCCCGAATGGGTAACGCT
This window harbors:
- a CDS encoding response regulator transcription factor translates to MFEVESRTAPLKFLIVEDHPEVAQNNCEWLQRLAADAQCITVSNPMDAILRLQREQPDLVVADLLYGQTSGEQSAEPGLEFLRHIFENYPTLNVMVYSSEPLLLTPLVGLISKHQGGFAAVNKMERRSVFLEGAKSALNGELRMPRELRGLTKLTEREIEVLNLLCKEALTDQAIADRIHTSKKTVQNCIQRLKEKLDIFGSEDEINARVAMCMAAVQKKLIQW